The sequence ATTATCTTGCGATTAGGGATACCGGGTAGTGGGTAATCGGTAGGAATTCGTAGGGAATGGGTAAAATCAACCTACTACTTAACTATCACCGACTTCTGCTGTGCGATTTGATATTGTTACTCTTTTTCCAGATTTTTTCTCCTCTCCTCTGAGTTCGGGACTGTTAGGGAAAGCTTTAGCCAAACAGATTGCTTCTGTGCATCTGATCGATCCCCGTAACTTTGCCACCGATAAACACCGCCGAGTGGATGATGAGCCTTACGGCGGCGGAGTAGGGATGTTGATGAAGCCAGAGCCGATATTTGGTGCTGTGGAGTCACTGCCAGTTCTAGCCAGACGCGAGACGATCCTGATGACGCCGCAGGGAGAACCGATGAAGCAACCGCTGTTTCGAGAATTGGCAGCCAATTATGACCAATTGGTAATTATTTGCGGTCATTATGAAGGTGTCGATGAGCGGGTGCTGAATTTGGTGACACGGGAGGTATCTTTAGGGGATTTTGTCTTGACTTGTGGAGAAATCCCGGCGCTGGCACTACTCAACGGCACCATTCGCCTACTACCGGGAACGGTGGGGAAGGAAGAGTCTTTAAAAGCAGAAAGTTTCGAGGCGGGGTTGTTAGATTATCCTCAATACACCCGTCCTGCTGACTTTCGCGGGTGGAAGGTGCCGGATGTTTTACTATCGGGGAATCATGCGGAGATTGAACGCTGGCGGCGAGACAGACAAATCGAGAGAACGCGCGATCGCCGTCCCGATTTATTTGCTGCTTGGTTGCAAGATTCCAGTTCCAACCAAAAACCAAAAACCATGAATCAGAATGAGCTTGAAAATGATATCGTCACCATTAGCCAACTACAAATCGCGCTAACAGCCCAAGCGGGTACGATTCAATCAAAATTGTCTGAATTAAGTCTTACGGCTAATACTCAAACCCAGGAAGGGTTGATGCAGCTACTACAAGCATCTGTGCAAGCACTGCTAGAAAATTCCGAATGCTGGACTCATGTGTTGGGGAGTTCACAGACAGTTTCTAGTCGGGAGGAAGCTGAAACAGTCTTCAACAAACTTTCGTTACAAGAACGTAGCAAATTTACGGCTGAAACCCTCTCTAACGTAGATGGCAAAGTTACCCAGCAACAAGTTGAACTCGATCCAGATGAAGAACAACCTGCATACATCGTCGTAACATTGCTAATCGGCACGGCTGACGATCAGCCATTATTTGAAAACCTCAATTCTGCACATACTGTAAAGCTTGCTTTAGAGAAAGTTACAGCCATCAGCCTCGACTATCTAATGGTGTTTGAACTACTCTGGAGTCCTCAGGTAGAAACTGATGCACTTACTCAAGAGGAGCTTTTGAGCGAGTACCGTGACCTGATAGCGATCGCTTAATCTCAAGTTTTACAACTGACTGCTTGCAGGCTAAAAAGCTTAAATTATGGGGAAAATCAGCCGGGTTTAGTTTGTTCCAAATTATGATTTTCTCAGGTTGAAGTGGAGTCGTCCCGGTGTTAAAAAAGCTTTTCAAATATGTACTGGTAGGTGTAGTGCTGGTGCTGGGCTACCACGCGATCGCTTCTGCCATTAGTGCGGCATCGACTCGTCAGCCTGTGTGGTCAATAAACCTACACGCTAGTACGGCACCAATCGCAACACAGAACCGATTGCTGGTGCCAACGGGGAATACAAAGCCCTCAGCACTTCAATCACTCGATCCGGCAACCGGGAAGGTGCAATGGCGGAGCCAGCAGCCGATTGGCAGGGTGTTTGCTATAGAGGGTAATACTATCTATGCCAGCGATTTCGGGCTACTGCCACTAGTTAACGATCCCAAAAACCTGGTGACGCTTGATGCCAACACAGGCAAGACAAAAGCAGTATTGCCACTTGACAATTCAGACTTTGCGGGAATGATTGGAGTATCTCAGGGAGCCTTCATTCTCAACAGCTATGTCAGACAGGGAGTAGAGAGCGATCGCAACGAAATTTCTGCCCGTACTCCAGATAAACTGCTCTGGAAGTTTGTCACCCCCAAAGACAGTATGGTTTCTACCTTTGAGAGTGTGGACTCCAAATCGCCTGTGGTTCAAAATGGGGTAGTGTTTTTGCCCATCTTAGTTAATCCCAGTACACCGCAAAGAGGATACCAACTCACCGGATTGGATGCCGCTACAGGCAAAGTCCTCTGGACTTGGAACACCTCAGCTGAGCTAACGGATGTCACAGTTTTAGGAGACACTGTATATCCGGCAGTGTATAGCAAAGACCGTACAGGAAAGGAACCTGGTTGGGTCAAGGCACTCGATTTAAAAACGGGCAAGGAACGCTGGACTCATACGATGCGGGGCGGTGAAGCCAAGCTAGCGAGTGATCGCGAAGTCTTCATCTGGGATGGTGATGTCAAGACGAGTACGCGATTTGTCGTTTTGGATCGGCAGACTGGGGCTATGCTTCGGCAATTTACCTTATCTCGCCAGGATCGGCAAGAACCCAGACCCATCGCTCTGGCGGACAATATTATTTACACGGCTGATATGGAAATCGAAGGTGTCAGAGCTCTTGGTTTCTATGGTTCAGCAAAGAACCATAGTCGGGTGAATGCCTTCGATGCCACAAGCGGACAGGTGCTTTGGCACACCCCGACACTCCGTGAAAGCCATATTTATCGATTTGTTCTGAATGGCGATCGCTTGTTCTTAAGCAGTAACGGGCTAGAAAACAATGTCCAGAGTGTTGTGCAGTCCTTTTCTACTCGCTAGAACCGCTGACGCAAACTCCAGACCAGAAACCCGCCTGAGATCGCAGCGTAAAGCACAACGCTGACAGCTGCGATCGCCCAAAAGAATGGATTCCAAGCACTCTGGCTGACATCAATCCCCATCGGGCCGACAAACCTTTGCAGCACATCGATACCGATACTACTTGCGATCGCGCCAACACCACTGACCAGTACCCACCAACCTGCTTGCGGCACTTTTGTTCTCAGCACTAGCCACTGAGCTACCCCCAGCAAGATGCCGTAGGTACCATCAAACAAAAACTGAGGCAGCACAGACATGGGGGGCATCATGCCACCTATCAAGCCGGAAGCTGGGGGCATGAGTGTCGCTGCCCACAGCCCGTTGATTACCGCTAGGGCGATCGCACTTCCCAAACTGGTTGCCAGCACCCAGGAGCGAATAGATGGGAGCCACTGCCTTAAAACCAGCCATTGAGCAGTTCCACCTAAAGCACCGCCGATCAATCTAAATACGATGAGGATCAACAAAAGGCTAGTGCTACCTCCAGTGAATCCTCCCCCTGTCGCTGATGCAACCGCTCCGGCAACTCCGTCCACAATGATTTGCAGCAGTTTAGCCACGACACAGGCAACTAACCATTGCCACAAAAGTTTCTTCCATGCCAAAGATTTGTCTATCGTCACGCTCAATCACTCTTTAAGTCATTTATTCTGTCAAATGTGGCTTATTTTAAGGGCAGATTATTGGCGACAAACCCCCATTTGCCGTCCTGATAAACAGCTGCCAGACCTTCAGAAAACTTCGTCGCTACATCAAATTGAGGGGTAATCATAAACTTGCCAGTTTTATCAATAAAACCCCATTTACCACCCTGAGCAGCCGGTGCCAGCCCCTGAACAAATTGGTCTGTCTCTTCAAACTGCGGTGAAATAAGGATTTTCCCTGTTTTACCGATGTAACCCCATTTACCCGCCTGATTGATGGCTGCCAGTCCTTCAGAGAAATTTATCGCTTGGTCAAACTGAGGAGAGATAATCATCTTTCCTGCTTTATCAACATAGCCCCATTTTCCCTGTTTTTGGACAGCAGCTAATCCTTCAGAAAAAGGAGTACAGTCATTAAACTGGAGTGGGATAGCAACCTTACCTTTACTGTCAATATAGCCACATTTCTTGACTTGTCTGACGGCTGCTAAACCCTGAGAATATGCGACTGTCGCCTCAAATTTGGGTGGAACAATAAACTTGCCAGTTTTATTAATAAAGCCCCATTTCTTGCCCTGCTGAACCTCTGCCAATCCCTCAGAAAAAGGCATAGCGGGTAAAATCTGGGAATCAAACTGAGGAGGAATGATAAACTTGCCAGTTTTGTCAATGTAGCCAGTTTTGCCACCCTGCCGGACGGCTGCCAGCCCTTCGGAAAATCCACTACAACGCTCAAACTGTAACGGGATGACAACTTTACCTGTTTTACTGAAATAGCCACATTTGCCAGTAAAACCGCCCAGTTGCACATCTACCAGTCCCTCAGAAAACGAGCCAACAATATCAGGTGCTTCCTCTCCTTCGCCATTGTCAGGTCCAATCCTAAATTTGGGAGGAATGATGAACTTACCAGTTTTGTCGATAAAGCCTTTTTTGCCCTCTTTTTCAACCTTAGCCAGCCCATCAGAAAATGGGTAGACATCATCAAACTGAGGAGCGATCGCCAGATTCAGAGTTGCTTTGGTTACAAACATCTGCTCATCTGTTACATCGGCGGAAGCTTTTTGAGTTTGAGGACACAGACTTATAGCCAGTAGCAAGAATCCACCAGATAGGACAGCTGCACTTAAGGAATGTATGGATTTTTTGTTCACGAGCAAAATCTCTCAACGTTGCAGATGATGGATTGAAGAATTATCGCTGTTTTTTCCCTTGAGTAGATGCTAATTGTTTCTCTGCCTGTTGCATACTCTGACGCGCATCTGCATCGTTAGGGCTGAGTTTTAGACCTTGCTTAAAAGCTGCGATCGCTTCCGGTAACTTTTTCTGTTTCATCAAAGCTATTCCCAAAAGGTAATAGATGTCACCATTTTTATCTTTCTTTTTAGATTTCCATTCAATCCCTTTACGGTAAGTAGCAACTGCCTCATCTAATTTGTTTTGTTTAACTAGAACCTGTCCCAACCCTTGATAAGCATCTGTATAGGAAGGATAGAGTTCAATCGCTTTGCGGTAAGCCGCGCTCGCCTCATCTAATCGGTTTTGCTCAGCCAGTATCCACCCCAGCCCTTCGTAAGGCAGATGATAATTAGGTACAACCTGAATTGATTTTTTGTAGGCAGCAATGGCTTCTTCTGGTTTTTTCTGTACAGTAAAAGCGTCACCTAAACGCAGGTACGTCAGGTTGGCATTGGGGTCTAATTCAATCGATTGACGATAAGCTGCGACTGCCTCATTTGTTTTTTCTTTTACCAGCAAGACGTTACCTAAGTGGTAGTATGCATCGTCATTCTTCGGTTCTAGCTCAAGAGTTTTGCGAAAACTTGCCTCTGCTTCGTCCCATTGACGTTCGTAAGTGAGAGCAAGCCCCAACCATAGATGACTCTTAGCTTTTGTGGGTTGCTGTTCAGCGGCTTTGCGACAAGGTGCGATCGCTTTTGCACTTTCTCCTTGTTCCACTAACGCAAAACACAGACCAAAGTGGGCATCAACCAACGTTGGGTCAAGTTGTAGAGCTTTGTTATAAGCTATTACAGCTTCGCTGAGCATCTTCGGTTTGGTGAATAGCCACTCCCATGCCAAAGATTGTTGTTGTAACTGGCTAGCGATCCGAATGCCTTTACCTGAACTTTCCCAGAATGTCATGTAGGCATTGCCAAGGTTAAGAAAGGCTTGAGGATCTGTAGGCATCGCTTGAGTCTTTTGGCGATAGGCAGCAATCTTTTTTTGATCTGCTTGCACCTGCCTCAAGGTCTGGTAGTCTCTGAGAAAAAACCAGCCGTAGTAAGCTCCTACCGCTAGACCCAAACCAAGAATAGAGAAAATAAAAATTTTCCGAGGTTGCTTGATTTTAAAAATCATAATTATTTTTTAATATTTACTGACTCTAATCCGATTATCAGGAATTGGTAAGATAATAGGTGAAAATTGTTTTTGACGTATAAATTTAATAGATTATTAAGTATTCTTTGATTTCAATGAACTAAACTAAAAAATAATTTATTTTTCCTAAGCGTGAGCTTTTTCTCGACTCAGTGAAAATTTTGCCGCCGGGTTTTATTCACATAATAATCTCCGCTTTATTGTAAGTGTCCACTCACCCAGAATTCTGATATCTAGCCATTAATCTAGCACTCCAAACCTAAATTAATTCTAAAATCTTCTTTTAATGAATTAATGTAAAGATATCAGCAGATTGACTGCAACCTTATCACCTCGACAATAGCGGCAAGGAAAAGCTAGCGTGGAGGAGAAGAATGGAACTGCGAAAATGCTACGAAACGTAAAACTTCAGTTGCTTTGGGCTACAGTCCTGAGTTTCACGGTAGTCAACAGTGTGAATATTCATCTGCCCATTGGCAATCAAGAAACCGGGCTGAAGATTGGCAATGAAGCCGAGGCTAGAAGTAGTGGTGGACGAAGCGGTGGCGGCTCTTTTCGCTCTTCACCGTCGCGTTCTAGTTCCAGTCCCAGTCGCTCCAGTAGCGGTAGTAGCTCCTCTCCCAGATACTCTACACCGTCGCAGTCGAGCGGGGGCAATACAGGTGGACGAGCAGGCGGCGGCTCTTTTCAAAGAACCACTCCCCTACCGTCCTCAGTGAGAACTCAACCGACGCGTCCGAACTCGTCTTGGAATGAACCTTACTATAGACAACCGGGAAGCACTGTCATCGTGCCGGTTCCTGTTGCACCGCCGCCCGTCTATACCTATCCCAACACCGTTCCGCCGAATTATTATCCCAATAACGTTCCTGCGAATCAATCAACTTACCCTCAAACTGCGCCGGGAACGGCAAATTCTGTTCCTGCTCAAGTACCAACCAATTCTGGCTATTCTTCCACCGCTAGTAACTCATCGAGTGACTTTCCTTGGCTTTTCTTATTGATGTTGTTGGCAGTTGGGAGTATTGGGCTTTGGGCTTATTTTATCTTTTTGAAGAAGAAGGGTGGGAGTGCGGCTCATGAGCTAGAGAATGATACGGTTACGGTCAGCAAGATACAGGTGGCGTTGCTGGCTCAAGCTCGAAGCATACAATCTCAG comes from Coleofasciculus sp. FACHB-T130 and encodes:
- a CDS encoding DUF1517 domain-containing protein — protein: MNQNELENDIVTISQLQIALTAQAGTIQSKLSELSLTANTQTQEGLMQLLQASVQALLENSECWTHVLGSSQTVSSREEAETVFNKLSLQERSKFTAETLSNVDGKVTQQQVELDPDEEQPAYIVVTLLIGTADDQPLFENLNSAHTVKLALEKVTAISLDYLMVFELLWSPQVETDALTQEELLSEYRDLIAIA
- a CDS encoding WG repeat-containing protein, which encodes MNKKSIHSLSAAVLSGGFLLLAISLCPQTQKASADVTDEQMFVTKATLNLAIAPQFDDVYPFSDGLAKVEKEGKKGFIDKTGKFIIPPKFRIGPDNGEGEEAPDIVGSFSEGLVDVQLGGFTGKCGYFSKTGKVVIPLQFERCSGFSEGLAAVRQGGKTGYIDKTGKFIIPPQFDSQILPAMPFSEGLAEVQQGKKWGFINKTGKFIVPPKFEATVAYSQGLAAVRQVKKCGYIDSKGKVAIPLQFNDCTPFSEGLAAVQKQGKWGYVDKAGKMIISPQFDQAINFSEGLAAINQAGKWGYIGKTGKILISPQFEETDQFVQGLAPAAQGGKWGFIDKTGKFMITPQFDVATKFSEGLAAVYQDGKWGFVANNLPLK
- a CDS encoding tetratricopeptide repeat protein, whose translation is MIFKIKQPRKIFIFSILGLGLAVGAYYGWFFLRDYQTLRQVQADQKKIAAYRQKTQAMPTDPQAFLNLGNAYMTFWESSGKGIRIASQLQQQSLAWEWLFTKPKMLSEAVIAYNKALQLDPTLVDAHFGLCFALVEQGESAKAIAPCRKAAEQQPTKAKSHLWLGLALTYERQWDEAEASFRKTLELEPKNDDAYYHLGNVLLVKEKTNEAVAAYRQSIELDPNANLTYLRLGDAFTVQKKPEEAIAAYKKSIQVVPNYHLPYEGLGWILAEQNRLDEASAAYRKAIELYPSYTDAYQGLGQVLVKQNKLDEAVATYRKGIEWKSKKKDKNGDIYYLLGIALMKQKKLPEAIAAFKQGLKLSPNDADARQSMQQAEKQLASTQGKKQR
- a CDS encoding PQQ-binding-like beta-propeller repeat protein, translated to MLKKLFKYVLVGVVLVLGYHAIASAISAASTRQPVWSINLHASTAPIATQNRLLVPTGNTKPSALQSLDPATGKVQWRSQQPIGRVFAIEGNTIYASDFGLLPLVNDPKNLVTLDANTGKTKAVLPLDNSDFAGMIGVSQGAFILNSYVRQGVESDRNEISARTPDKLLWKFVTPKDSMVSTFESVDSKSPVVQNGVVFLPILVNPSTPQRGYQLTGLDAATGKVLWTWNTSAELTDVTVLGDTVYPAVYSKDRTGKEPGWVKALDLKTGKERWTHTMRGGEAKLASDREVFIWDGDVKTSTRFVVLDRQTGAMLRQFTLSRQDRQEPRPIALADNIIYTADMEIEGVRALGFYGSAKNHSRVNAFDATSGQVLWHTPTLRESHIYRFVLNGDRLFLSSNGLENNVQSVVQSFSTR
- a CDS encoding DUF1517 domain-containing protein; the protein is MLRNVKLQLLWATVLSFTVVNSVNIHLPIGNQETGLKIGNEAEARSSGGRSGGGSFRSSPSRSSSSPSRSSSGSSSSPRYSTPSQSSGGNTGGRAGGGSFQRTTPLPSSVRTQPTRPNSSWNEPYYRQPGSTVIVPVPVAPPPVYTYPNTVPPNYYPNNVPANQSTYPQTAPGTANSVPAQVPTNSGYSSTASNSSSDFPWLFLLMLLAVGSIGLWAYFIFLKKKGGSAAHELENDTVTVSKIQVALLAQARSIQSQLTELSLNVDTDTSEGLMQLLQESALALLRSPENWTHVLASSQTVKSREDAEAIFNQVSIQERSKFSAETLTNVGGRVRQQKPAMPDLDDGPAAYIVVTLLVGTADDKPLFEEIRTAEALKSALEKVASISPDYLMVFELLWSPQAETDSLTYDELLTEYTEMAQI